CTGACCTTCTCGGGCTCGTTCCGAATGCTGGGCGATAACGACTCGGAATTTTTCAGCGACTTCTATCCTGTGAAAATCAATCGCGACGCCATCCGTCCGGGAACGGTGATCTATGATCCCAATGGGCACGTGGCGATCGTGTATCGCGTGGCCGACGACGGTCGAGTTTTTTACATCGACGCACACCCTGACAATTCTTTGACTATGGGAATGTACACACCGAAATTTGTGCGCAGCAACCCGGCGCAAGGGGCCGGGTTTAAAAACTTCCGCCCTCTTTCTTTAGTGGATGCGAAAGTAGACTCCTCCGGCAGCTACGTCGGCGGCAAGATCATTGGCGCCGCGAACTCTCAGTTACGACACTATGGCTTGGAACAGTTTTACGGGACCGAACCCGATTCTTCGAGCTGGAGCAAAGGCAAATTTTCCGTTCAAGGCCAACAGGTTCCTTACTATGATTTCGTGCGCATGCGCTTAATGCAGGGTGAGGTTCACATTGATCCTTTAAAAGACATGGCGCAACTGACGGATGATATTTGCGTGAGCCTGAAAGACCGGGTCGAAGCTGTCGAAGCGGCCCGCACGTCGGGCGTTTATCTGAAACCACATCCAGAAAAATTGCCTTTGAATATCTATGGCTCTGAAGGCGAATGGGAAAATTACGCCACCCCTTCCCGCGACGCGCGTTTAAAAGTGGCGTTCGCAGACCTGCTGCTTTCAACCAAGGCCAATATCGAACGCTACAAAAAGCGGGACCCGGCAATCAAGTATAATGGTGGAAATCTCGCCGCCGATCTTTTTTCGATTTATGCGCAAAAAGCTCAAGCCTGCCAGTTTACATATACAACAACCAACGGTCTGATCGTAAAAATGAATTTGGAAGCCGCTCGCCAACGACTGTTTAATATGAGTTTTGATCCCTATCACTGCATCGAGCATCGCTGGGGGGCCCGTCTTGACCAAGAGCTGGCGGCCTGCACGGATGATGAGAATAAACGCGCGTGGTATGAAGCGCAAAAATGGCTTCGCTATCAATCGGAACGTCGTTACGACGCTCGCATGGATTACACCTTGGAGCAACTGACGGGTCCTCTGCCCGGAGCCGGCATTGCCGCCCCCGCAGATGTCGATATCGTGGGATATCTGAAATCGCAGCGCTAACTAAGAAGTGGCGCTTTGCGAGGTGACAGACCGTTGAATCAACTGCAGTTCCGCACAGTTTAAGGAATTGCGTTGTGCGGTTTTTAGGTTGCTTGGAAAATAGGGACAGGACGTACTTTTTTGAAAGGTGGTTCTTCCATGTTGAAAGTGATCGCAGAAAACTCCCAGCATAAATATATAGAAATCCTGGTTGACGGAGATATTAACAAAGACTCGGTGACAGCACTCTTAAGTTTGATGCAACAGCGGATTTCTGAATGGGGCGAAGTCAATATCCTGGAGGACGTACGCGATATCGGCAAGGTGGAACTGGCGGCGTTCTGGAAAGACCTTCGCTTCGGGATCAAGAATATGGACAAATTTCCTCGCGCCGCCATTGTCACGGACATTCACTGGGTGAAGAACATTTCCAACTTTTTAGATCCGATTGTTTCTATGGACATCGAAGTGTTCGCGCGAAAAGATCTGGAGCAGGCCCGCAACTGGTTATCCGGTCTTGAACCCGTGAAGCTCTCATCGTCACCTGAAGATTTGCCGCCGTCTCCTTAGAAAATATCAATATTGATAAGTCACGGAAGTTCCACAACGGTTGGTCGCATGGACAATCA
The genomic region above belongs to Bdellovibrio sp. ArHS and contains:
- a CDS encoding STAS/SEC14 domain-containing protein; protein product: MLKVIAENSQHKYIEILVDGDINKDSVTALLSLMQQRISEWGEVNILEDVRDIGKVELAAFWKDLRFGIKNMDKFPRAAIVTDIHWVKNISNFLDPIVSMDIEVFARKDLEQARNWLSGLEPVKLSSSPEDLPPSP